In Acidobacteriota bacterium, a single genomic region encodes these proteins:
- a CDS encoding peptide MFS transporter, with protein sequence MADHQQVAERHPPGLKVLFFTEMWERFGYYLMLGIFVLYMTDSERGGRAFDTEWANEIYGWFIALVYLTPFAGGIIADRFLGYRKSVIFGGLLMAFGYLGVGWAPGAVGFYASLALVVLGNGFFKPNISSIVGRLYPEGSPLRDAGYNIFYMGINIGAFVCNFVAAILRNRFGWEWAFSAAGIGMFLAVIWFVLGQRQLEGTQDRGDGAEVSEGILLQLCLRIFLPAIGAGVIGFLVARSLDLGGFFTPTNVAFLFAVVPIVGYYIGVWLKAPAEEKGPIAALLAIFGVVVIFWMIFHQNGNTLTLWARDNTDRVAGATAPLLEAVYMDEQAPASYWENVPPGQRPAPGERVTLVSTELYQSINPFFVVTLTPLVVAFFAFLRKRNKEPSTPAKIAWGLMITAASTLIMVAAVEMSRGGEVKASPWWLVGTYGVITVGELCLSPMGLALVSKLAPRRVTGLMMGGWFLATAIGNKLSGVIGSLWEKVDSLSSIFLINCAAALGAAILMALLVPWIRRVMAERNLS encoded by the coding sequence ATGGCCGATCACCAGCAAGTCGCCGAAAGGCATCCCCCGGGTCTGAAGGTGCTGTTTTTCACCGAAATGTGGGAGCGTTTCGGCTACTACCTGATGCTGGGCATCTTCGTGCTCTACATGACCGACTCCGAGCGAGGCGGCCGGGCCTTCGACACCGAATGGGCCAACGAGATCTACGGCTGGTTCATCGCGCTGGTCTACCTGACACCCTTCGCCGGCGGAATCATCGCCGACCGCTTCCTGGGCTATCGCAAGAGTGTGATTTTCGGTGGCTTGTTGATGGCCTTCGGCTATCTGGGTGTGGGCTGGGCCCCCGGGGCGGTGGGCTTCTACGCTTCCCTGGCGCTGGTGGTGTTGGGCAACGGTTTTTTCAAGCCCAACATCTCCTCCATCGTGGGACGACTCTATCCCGAGGGCAGTCCACTGCGGGACGCGGGCTACAACATCTTCTACATGGGCATCAACATCGGAGCCTTCGTCTGCAACTTCGTGGCGGCGATCCTCCGCAACCGCTTCGGCTGGGAGTGGGCCTTTTCCGCCGCGGGTATCGGCATGTTCCTGGCGGTGATCTGGTTCGTTCTCGGTCAGCGCCAGTTGGAGGGTACCCAGGACCGGGGCGATGGTGCGGAGGTCTCGGAGGGGATTCTGCTCCAGCTCTGTCTGCGGATCTTCCTGCCCGCCATCGGGGCGGGAGTGATCGGCTTCCTCGTCGCCCGTTCCCTCGACCTCGGGGGCTTTTTCACGCCGACGAACGTGGCCTTCCTCTTCGCGGTCGTTCCCATCGTGGGCTACTACATCGGTGTCTGGCTCAAGGCGCCCGCGGAGGAAAAGGGTCCCATCGCGGCCCTGCTCGCGATCTTCGGGGTGGTGGTGATCTTCTGGATGATCTTCCATCAGAACGGCAACACCCTGACCCTCTGGGCGCGGGACAATACCGACCGGGTCGCGGGCGCCACAGCGCCTCTGCTCGAGGCGGTGTACATGGACGAGCAGGCGCCGGCATCCTACTGGGAGAACGTGCCGCCCGGGCAACGGCCGGCTCCCGGTGAGCGGGTGACTCTGGTTTCGACCGAACTCTATCAGTCGATCAACCCCTTTTTCGTCGTTACGCTGACCCCCCTGGTGGTGGCCTTCTTCGCCTTTCTTCGGAAACGGAACAAGGAGCCCTCCACGCCGGCCAAGATCGCGTGGGGGCTGATGATCACGGCAGCCTCCACGCTGATCATGGTGGCGGCGGTGGAAATGTCGAGAGGGGGGGAGGTGAAGGCCTCGCCCTGGTGGCTGGTGGGCACCTACGGCGTGATCACCGTGGGTGAACTCTGCCTGAGCCCCATGGGCCTGGCGCTGGTCTCCAAGCTGGCGCCCCGGCGGGTGACGGGCCTGATGATGGGGGGCTGGTTCCTGGCGACGGCCATCGGGAACAAGCTCTCCGGCGTGATCGGCTCGTTGTGGGAGAAGGTCGATTCCCTCAGCAGCATTTTCCTGATCAACTGCGCGGCCGCTCTCGGCGCTGCGATCCTGATGGCGCTGCTGGTTCCCTGGATTCGCCGCGTGATGGCCGAGCGCAACCTCTCGTAA
- a CDS encoding GNAT family N-acetyltransferase, with the protein MTESTLAIETTIFDADPRLDALADTWDRLPEGRGRQADLYDSHAWLSAWLRVASPEQRQALRIPAVLRDGELAAALPLVVSGRQARAAGHGFRPRYRPVVTGAEPDPQDLEALAEAVAEAGYRELSLFAMPSRDPATAGLARALESRGYAVRLREGSAESLAPAGEGWDAFRAGAKKFHRTVKNFSNKAARLGPVEVEAWEAPERGASDGFARYVALHGRGWKGELNAAMRRHRQALLERTDARGWSRLYLLKVAGVDAAAILWQKIGKVAIAYSTVYDHRLAALSAGTIVMWQAHERILGASSPPLLVDYLPGRGAQKDQLAVERPVLLTLEAARSRLVAAVGPLGEGLRRAAGRALRQMRGGGEKTVAPAPRRERVGRPSAGRLEVTPVQPDGALELYLAVAGGHTSPKKMRGSWGEVDAWWQVGDPPRAFVRAVAGQQPQVAEIVLLPAAEVDEQQVLDALAAKFAAALQVQLATGNAAGSPPATLLRRAALPWPPPG; encoded by the coding sequence GTGACGGAGTCGACCTTGGCCATCGAAACCACCATCTTCGACGCCGATCCCCGGCTCGATGCCCTGGCTGACACCTGGGACCGGCTGCCCGAAGGGCGCGGGCGGCAGGCCGATCTCTACGACTCCCACGCCTGGCTCTCCGCCTGGCTGCGGGTCGCGTCCCCCGAACAGAGGCAGGCCCTGCGGATTCCCGCGGTGCTGCGGGACGGTGAGCTGGCGGCGGCCCTGCCCCTGGTCGTCTCCGGCCGGCAGGCGCGGGCCGCCGGTCACGGCTTTCGCCCCCGCTACCGGCCGGTGGTCACCGGTGCCGAGCCCGATCCGCAAGACCTCGAGGCCCTGGCGGAGGCCGTCGCCGAGGCGGGTTACCGGGAGCTCAGCCTTTTTGCCATGCCTTCACGGGATCCGGCGACGGCCGGCCTGGCCCGGGCTCTCGAGAGTCGCGGCTATGCCGTGCGGCTGAGGGAGGGCAGCGCGGAGAGCCTGGCCCCCGCCGGGGAGGGCTGGGACGCCTTTCGCGCCGGGGCGAAAAAATTCCATCGCACCGTGAAGAACTTCTCCAACAAGGCCGCCCGGCTGGGACCGGTCGAGGTGGAGGCCTGGGAGGCGCCCGAGCGGGGGGCGTCCGATGGTTTCGCCCGCTACGTCGCGCTCCACGGGCGGGGCTGGAAGGGCGAGTTGAACGCGGCCATGCGGCGTCACCGCCAGGCCCTGCTCGAGCGCACCGACGCGCGGGGCTGGTCGCGGCTCTACCTGCTCAAGGTGGCCGGTGTCGATGCGGCGGCCATCCTCTGGCAGAAGATCGGCAAGGTGGCCATTGCCTATTCCACGGTTTATGACCACCGCCTGGCGGCGCTCAGCGCGGGCACCATCGTGATGTGGCAGGCCCACGAGCGGATTCTCGGGGCTTCTTCCCCCCCGCTGCTGGTGGACTACCTGCCGGGGCGAGGAGCCCAGAAAGATCAGCTCGCGGTGGAACGTCCGGTCCTGCTCACCCTCGAGGCGGCTCGCAGCCGGCTGGTGGCGGCGGTGGGGCCCCTGGGGGAAGGTCTGCGGCGGGCGGCGGGTCGCGCTCTGCGTCAGATGCGGGGAGGCGGTGAGAAGACCGTCGCTCCCGCGCCGCGTCGGGAACGGGTCGGCCGGCCCTCGGCGGGCCGGCTCGAGGTGACCCCGGTCCAGCCGGACGGGGCTCTCGAACTCTACCTGGCGGTGGCCGGGGGCCACACCAGCCCCAAAAAGATGCGCGGAAGTTGGGGTGAGGTGGACGCCTGGTGGCAGGTGGGCGATCCTCCCCGCGCCTTCGTGAGGGCCGTGGCCGGCCAGCAGCCACAGGTGGCGGAGATCGTGCTCCTGCCCGCGGCGGAGGTGGACGAACAGCAGGTGCTCGACGCCCTGGCCGCCAAGTTCGCGGCCGCGCTGCAGGTGCAACTCGCCACCGGCAACGCCGCCGGGTCGCCGCCGGCCACGCTCTTGCGGCGCGCCGCGCTGCCCTGGCCCCCGCCCGGCTAA
- a CDS encoding class IV adenylate cyclase yields the protein MREIEIKIEVDCADRAREKLGRAGATALVPRSFEDNRVYDDEHLSFARGRRLLRLRSTQGRHLLTFKHPPEHSEEGARYKVRVEHQCEVSDAEEMEKILLALGYHQTWRYQKYRQSYELDGVHVEIDELPFATFIELEGPPEGIDSAARKLGYGPADYSTATYRELFCRQVGSDEPGDMLFDGVDAR from the coding sequence ATGCGTGAAATCGAGATCAAGATCGAGGTGGATTGCGCCGACCGGGCCCGGGAGAAGCTCGGCCGAGCCGGCGCCACGGCCCTGGTGCCCCGCTCCTTCGAAGACAACCGTGTCTACGACGACGAGCACCTCTCCTTCGCCCGCGGCCGGCGGCTGCTCCGCCTGCGCAGTACCCAGGGACGCCACCTGTTGACCTTCAAGCATCCTCCCGAACACAGCGAAGAAGGCGCGCGCTACAAGGTGCGGGTCGAGCACCAGTGCGAGGTCTCCGATGCCGAGGAGATGGAGAAGATCCTCCTCGCCCTGGGCTACCACCAGACCTGGCGCTATCAGAAGTACCGCCAGAGCTACGAACTCGACGGCGTCCACGTGGAGATCGACGAGTTGCCCTTCGCCACCTTCATCGAGCTGGAAGGACCGCCGGAGGGCATCGACAGCGCCGCCCGCAAGCTGGGCTACGGTCCCGCCGATTACAGCACCGCCACCTACCGGGAACTCTTCTGCCGCCAGGTGGGCTCC
- the dinB gene encoding DNA polymerase IV — MNRQARIVLHLDMDAFFAAVEQREDPSLAGRPVIIGHRGRRGVVATCSYEARRFGVRSAMPSVIAERLCPQGVWLHGRHDFYRQVSREIFTLVARRIPVLERVSVDEAYGEMTGLVDSFARAESLARELQEEIHTTQRLGASIGIGACRFVAKIASDLEKPRGLVVIPPRAFARRLGPLPVQRIGGVGPRLTERLARLGIRTISELGRADPRLLRRELGLRTALFLEQRARGEDDTPIGEVHERKQISEERTYTEDLYGDEAIGRELLARAEGVARQLRNREVLARTVVLKVRDGAYHTITRSMTLDEATDLGPEIFAAAWKLWKRRSGFAGRGLRLLGVGASGLLHRSQVQPRLFPDLRREQIRRAARASDIINRKFGRNTILPGRLLKASPRPARGEGKE, encoded by the coding sequence ATGAATCGTCAAGCCCGCATCGTTCTCCACCTGGACATGGACGCCTTCTTCGCGGCGGTGGAGCAGCGCGAGGACCCCTCCCTGGCGGGTCGGCCGGTGATCATCGGCCACCGGGGTCGCCGGGGGGTGGTGGCAACCTGCTCCTACGAGGCCCGGCGCTTCGGCGTCCGCTCCGCCATGCCCTCGGTGATCGCTGAACGGCTCTGCCCCCAGGGGGTGTGGCTCCACGGCCGCCACGATTTCTACCGCCAGGTCTCCCGGGAGATCTTCACCCTGGTCGCGCGGCGCATCCCCGTGCTGGAGCGGGTCTCGGTGGACGAGGCCTACGGCGAGATGACCGGACTGGTGGACTCCTTCGCTCGAGCCGAAAGCCTCGCCCGGGAGCTGCAGGAGGAGATCCACACCACCCAGCGGCTGGGAGCCAGCATCGGCATCGGCGCCTGCCGTTTCGTGGCCAAGATCGCCTCGGACCTGGAAAAACCCCGGGGCCTGGTGGTGATCCCGCCCCGGGCCTTCGCCCGCCGCCTCGGCCCGCTGCCCGTCCAGCGCATCGGGGGCGTCGGCCCTCGACTGACGGAACGGCTCGCCCGACTGGGCATCCGCACCATCAGCGAACTGGGGCGGGCCGACCCCCGTCTGCTGCGACGCGAGCTGGGGCTGCGCACGGCCCTCTTTCTCGAGCAGCGCGCTCGCGGCGAGGACGACACCCCCATCGGCGAGGTCCACGAACGCAAGCAGATCAGCGAGGAACGCACCTACACCGAGGACCTCTACGGAGACGAGGCCATCGGCCGGGAGCTCCTGGCCCGGGCGGAGGGTGTGGCCCGCCAGCTCCGCAACCGCGAGGTGCTGGCCCGCACGGTGGTGCTCAAGGTCCGCGACGGGGCCTACCACACCATCACCCGCTCGATGACCCTCGACGAGGCGACGGATCTGGGCCCCGAGATCTTCGCCGCGGCCTGGAAGCTGTGGAAAAGGCGCTCCGGCTTCGCCGGGCGGGGCCTGCGCCTGCTGGGCGTGGGCGCTTCGGGCCTGCTCCACCGCTCCCAGGTTCAACCCCGCCTCTTCCCCGATCTCCGGAGGGAGCAGATCCGGCGGGCCGCCCGGGCCTCCGACATCATCAACCGGAAGTTCGGCCGGAACACGATTCTCCCCGGCCGGCTGCTGAAGGCGTCCCCCCGCCCGGCCCGGGGCGAGGGCAAGGAGTAG